One genomic segment of Mangifera indica cultivar Alphonso chromosome 6, CATAS_Mindica_2.1, whole genome shotgun sequence includes these proteins:
- the LOC123219424 gene encoding oligopeptide transporter 3-like, translating into MASNNEADRETENQNTVEEDENVSIEEVALSVPVTDDPKMPVMTFRAWFLGLTSCTLLIFLNTFFTYRTQPLTISAIVMQISVLPIGKFMARTLPTREMSILGWRFSLNPGPFNMKEHVIITVFANCGVSYGGGDAYSIGAITVMKGFYKQSLNFLCALLIVLTTQILGYGWAGMLRRYLVDPVEMWWPSNLAQVSLFRALHEKEPNSKGLTKMKFFLIAFVASFVYYAFPGYIFPILTFFSWVCWAWPHSITAQQIGSGYHGLGIGAFTLDWAGISAYHGSPLVTPWSSILNVGVGFVMFIYIIVPLCYWKYDTFDARKFPIFSNKLFTSAGKEYDTTKILTPQYELNIPAYDSYGKLFLSPLFALSIGSGFARFTATLTHVALFHGSDILKQSRSAMKNVKLDIHARLMKSYKQVPQWWFCILLIGSIALSLLMSFVWKDEVQLPWWGMLFAFALAWIVTLPIGVIQATTNQQPGYDIIAQFMIGYVLPGKPIANLLFKIYGRLSTVHALSFLSDLKLGHYMKIPPRCMYTAQLVGTFVAGAVNLAVAWWMLENIENICDVDSLHPDSPWTCPKYKVTFGASVIWGLIGPKRLFGPGGMYRNLVWLFLIGAILPVPVWVLSKIYPEKKWIPLINIPVISYGFAGMPPATPTNIASWLVTGMIFNYFIFQYRKRWWQKYNYVLSAALDAGTAFMGVLLFFAFQNEGINLKWWGTHVDHCPLATCPTAPGIAVKGCPIFK; encoded by the exons ATGGCGTCGAACAATGAGGCTGATAGAGAGACAGAAAACCAGAACACtgtagaagaagatgaaaatgtttCTATTGAGGAGGTGGCTTTATCTGTTCCCGTAACCGACGACCCAAAAATGCCAGTGATGACCTTTCGTGCATGGTTTCTGGGTTTGACTTCGTGCACCTTGCTAATCTTCCTCAACACGTTCTTCACCTACCGAACGCAGCCGCTTACCATTTCTGCCATCGTCATGCAGATTTCCGTGCTCCCAATTGGGAAATTCATGGCCAGAACTCTCCCCACGAGGGAGATGAGCATTCTCGGTTGGAGGTTCAGTCTGAATCCGGGTCCTTTCAACATGAAAGAGCATGTTATCATCACCGTCTTTGCCAACTGTGGAGTGTCCTATGGTGGTGGTGATGCTTACTCCATTGGTGCCATCACTGTCATGAAGGGTTTCTATAAGCAAAGCTTGAACTTTCTTTGTGCTCTCCTCATCGTCTTGACCACGCag ATATTGGGATATGGGTGGGCGGGGATGCTAAGGAGGTACTTGGTGGATCCTGTTGAGATGTGGTGGCCTTCGAATCTTGCTCAGGTTTCTCTATTCAG AGCACTACATGAGAAGGAACCGAATAGTAAAGGCCTAACCAAGATGAAGTTTTTCCTTATTGCATTTGTGGCAAGCTTTGTTTATTATGCATTTCCTGGCTACATCTTCCCAATTTTAACATTCTTCTCATGGGTGTGTTGGGCATGGCCTCACAGTATAACAGCTCAACAAATAGGTTCTGGTTACCATGGACTTGGTATCGGTGCCTTTACACTTGACTGGGCAGGTATTTCAGCTTATCATGGCAGTCCACTAGTAACACCCTGGAGTTCAATTCTCAATGTTGGGGTTGGATTTGTGATGTTCATCTACATAATTGTACCATTGTGTTACTGGAAGTATGACACCTTCGATGCTCGAAAATTCCCCATATTTTCTAACAAGTTGTTCACTTCTGCTGGGAAAGAATATGATACCACCAAGATTTTGACCCCTCAGTATGAACTCAATATTCCAGCTTATGATAGTTATGGGAAGCTCTTTCTCAGTCCTCTGTTTGCTCTGTCAATTGGATCAGGGTTTGCAAGGTTTACTGCCACCCTCACTCACGTTGCACTCTTTCATGGAAG TGATATTCTGAAGCAGAGCCGATCAGCAATGAAGAATGTAAAATTGGACATCCATGCAAGACTGATGAAAAGTTACAAACAAGTGCCTCAGTGGTGGTTCTGCATTCTGTTAATAGGAAGCATTGCACTTTCCCTTTTAATGTCTTTTGTGTGGAAAGATGAAGTGCAGCTGCCATGGTGGGGCATGCTCTTTGCCTTTGCTTTGGCTTGGATTGTTACCCTTCCAATTGGTGTCATTCAAGCCACTACAAACCAG CAACCTGGATATGACATTATTGCACAATTCATGATTGGGTATGTTCTACCAGGAAAACCAATTGCCAATCTTCTTTTCAAGATTTACGGTCGTCTCAGCACAGTCCATGCTCTATCTTTCTTATCTGATCTTAAACTTGGACACTACATGAAAATTCCTCCACGGTGCATGTACACAGCTCAG TTGGTGGGAACTTTTGTTGCAGGTGCAGTCAATCTTGCAGTTGCGTGGTGGATGCTGGAGAATATTGAGAACATTTGTGATGTTGATTCATTGCATCCTGACAGCCCGTGGACTTGCCCCAAGTACAAAGTAACCTTTGGTGCTTCTGTTATCTGGGGATTGATTGGACCGAAGCGGCTGTTTGGACCTGGAGGTATGTACCGGAACTTGGTATGGTTATTCCTCATTGGAGCAATCTTGCCAGTTCCTGTCTGGGTATTGAGCAAAATTTACCCAGAGAAGAAATGGATTCCCTTGATAAACATCCCTGTTATATCTTATGGATTTGCTGGAATGCCACCGGCAACTCCCACCAACATAGCAAGCTGGCTTGTCACAGGAATGATCTTCAACTATTTCATATTCCAATACCGCAAGCGCTGGTGGCAAAAGTACAACTATGTTCTGTCAGCTGCACTGGATGCAGGAACAGCATTTATGGGTGTTCTGTTGTTCTTTGCTTTTCAAAACGAGGgtataaatttgaaatggtGGGGCACTCATGTTGATCATTGTCCTCTGGCGACATGTCCAACTGCTCCAGGAATTGCTGTTAAAGGATGTCCAATTTTTAAGTAG